The Deltaproteobacteria bacterium HGW-Deltaproteobacteria-18 sequence GATCGACTACACCGCCGAACCCGCCCGCTTGCCCGACGGATCCGTGGACGTGCGCATCCTGCGCGATGGCCGCGTCCAGCACCTGGGTGGCAGGCGCGGGGCCGAGAACGAATTGCGTCGCGCGGCGGAAATTCCGGCCCGCGGCGTTTTGCCTGTTTTCTTGGGAGCGGGCCTGGGAGTCGGTCTTGCCGATGTGCTGGACAGAACTGCGGGCCCGGTGGCCGTGGTCGATGCCGAAGAGCCCATCGGCGCGTTGACCGGAGTGCCGCAGAAATGGCGCGATGACCCGCGTGTGTTCTGGATCGCCGATGCTGATCCTGCCGCGGCCCTGGACCAGCTGACCCGCTGGCAGATCCGGCACGGCGGCCTGCCTTTCGCCCCGGTGCGTGATCCTTTCTATGTTCGCCTGCGACCCGGTATGTACCGCGATTTGGGCGACCGCCTGGAAGTGAGCCGCAAGGTCGATTTCTGGAGCCAGGCGCGCTATCCCAAGTTCCGCTCCGGCGTCCCGCGAGTGCTGCTGCTGACCAGTTCCTACTTCCTGATGGGCGAGCTCGAGGCCGCCTTTGCCCGCCTTGGCTACGCGACCTCGCTGGTGCAGCTCCCGAGCCAGGAGGTGGGCAGCCAGGAATTCGTGGAGTCCATCCTCTCGGAAATCCTGGCCTTTCGTCCCGACTTCGTGCTGACCATCAATCATCTGGGCGTGGACAAGGAGGGCATCCTGACGGCGCTTCTGGCGCGCATGGAGCTGCCCCTGGCGTCCTGGTTCGTCGACAACCCGCACCTCATCCTCTACGTTTACGAGAATCTGGCTTCGGACTGGGTCACGCTCTTCACCTGGGATGTGGACAATATCGAGTCCCTGAAGGCGCAGGGATTCTCGCGCGTGCACTACCTGCCCCTGGCCACGGACCCGCACCGTTTTGCCTACGCGCCGCACACGACTCCGCTGCGCGATGTCTCTTTTGTCGGCAATTCTATGGTTTACAAGGTGCACGCCAAGCTGCGCCACTATGATTTTCCCGCCGTTCTTCTGGCCGATCTGGAGGAGCTCGGACGCGCCTTCATGCTCAGCGGGGCCCTGTCCGTGGCTCGGTTTCTGGAAGAGGAGCGGCCCATGTACGTGGAGGCTTTCAGGTCCCTGCCCGATGTGGATGCCCGGCTTGCCTTCGAGACTTTGATCACCTGGCAGGCGACACTTCTGTACCGCCTGCAGCGCGTGCGCGAGCTGCTGCCCTTCAAGCCGCTTCTGGTCGGAGATCCGGGCTGGCATGACATTCTGCCGCCGGACGGCTGGACCTATCACCGCGAACTCAACTACTACGCCGACCTGCCCGCATTTTATCCGGCCACGCGCATCAACTTCAACTGCACCAGCCAGCAGATGAAGGGCGCGGTCAATCAGCGCGTCTTCGACGTGCCGGTTTGCGGCGGGTTTCTGCTCACTGACCACAGGCGGCAGATGGAAGCGCTTTTCGAGCCCGGCCGGGAGATTGTCTGTTATCAGGAGCCCGGCGAGATTGCCGACCTTGTTCGCCATTATCTTCGCCACGACGGCGAGCGCGCAAGGATTACCGAGGCCGCGCGTTCCCGCATCCTGGCTGAACACACCTACGACCTGCGCCTTGAGTCCCTGGTCCGGACCATGCGCTCCATCTACGGATAGCCGGTGAAGAAGCCCATCCTGGTCATCCAGATGCAGCGCATGGGGGATCTGATCCTGTCCTTTCCGCTTTTTTTGTGGCTTGAGCGGGCATTTCCCGGTCATCCGGTCTGGGTCATGGCCGAGCCGAGTTTCGCCGGGCCGCTCATGCGCCTCAGCCCGCAGGTGCGCTACTTCAGCCATGGGCAGGGCGCTGCCTTGAGGAGGCAGGCGTTCCATCTGGTCATAAATCTGAGTCACCGCGCCGAAAGCATGGAGCTGGCCGGGAGCCTGAGCTGCGACGCTCTGGTGGGCGGATACATCCGGGACGGCGTGACCCGCATCGAGGGCGACTGGCAGGAATACCGGGCCTCGCTGACCCACAACAACCGGCACAACCGCTTTCATTGGGCCGATCTGAACGCCCTCGATGTCATTCCGCGCCGCATCATGGGTCAGACCTGCTGGCCCGCGCCGCGCAACATGCCGGCCGACATCCGCCATGTTGGCCTTTTTCTCGGTGCGAGCGAACCGGACAAGCGGCCTTGCGCCGCGTTTTGGGTCGAGCTTGTCGCGGAGCTTGAGCGGCGCGGGTTCGTGCCGGTTCTGCTTGGCGGACCCGCAGAGCGGGAATTGTGCCGCGAGGTGCTTCGTCTCTCCAAGCGGCCTGTGGCCAGCGCCTGCGGCAGCCTCGGGCTGGATGCGTTTGCCGTATATGGGCAGAATCTGGCCGCCATGATCTCTCCCGATACGGGCCCCATGCACCTGGCGGCCTGGTCGGGAATCAAGGTGCTCAATCTTTCCATGGGTCCGGTGCACGCCTTCGAAACCGGCCCTTATCAGCCGGGACACGTGGTGCTGCGCAGTTCAGGAGATTGCGTGGGCTGCTGGCGCTGCCGCTTTGAACTTCCGCGTTGCCACCAGCGTTTCAAGCCTGCGCGGGTGGTGCGCGTGCTCGAAGCCATGCTCGGCCGCAAGGGCAAGCTGACGGGCCTGCGGCTTCCCGGACTCGAGATTCTGGCCAGCGGGCGCAAGGACGGTCTCTACGATTTGCTCCCTCTCTCCGTTCGCCCCAAGGCCGGTCAGATGCTGTCCGTATATTGGCAGGCTTTCTGGCTGCACGCTTTCGGCCTTGGCGCAAAGGACGAATGTCTGGCTGCAGCGGGGAATCTGCGGGAAGCCCACGAAGCCATGGTGCGTGTCATGGCGGTCGGCGTCCTTAGGTTTTTGCGCACCGCGAGCAGCGCCCTTGATCCTGAGCGGCTTGTGCGCGAATGGGATCACGCTGCCCTGGCCCTGCGCCCTTTGAGCGGGTACGCCGCCGTTCACCTGTCCAATCACGACTGCTCCCCGGCCAGCCGCAAGCGCGTGCTGGCCCTGGCCGAAGAGCATCTCGGTTTTCTTCGTCAAACGTGATCGCATAATGTTTTCAAACGAAAAAAGGCGGCCAGTGGCCGCCTTTTTTCGTTTTTATTCAGGGTTTTGTTATTGCGCTGAGGCATGCAGTGCGTTTTCCTGCCAGCCGCCGCCAAGCGCGGTAAAGAGCTCGACCATGGCCAGTTTTCCGGCCAGGCGTGCTTCCAGCAGATTCTGTCTGGCGTTGAAGAGGGTGCGTTCCGCGTCGTGCACGGCAAAGGCGCTCTCAAGGCCCGCCGAAAAACGCTGGTCGACCAGCTGACGACTTTTCTCGGCGCTTGCGGCGCGGCGGACCTGGGCCCGGACCTGCCCTTCGTAGCCTTGGTTTTTGGCCAGGGCGTCGGAGACTTCGCGGAAGGCGTTCTGAATGGTTTCCTCGTACTGCGCGACCCGGATCTGTTGTTCCGCCTTGGCCGCTTCAAGCCTGGATTTGTTCCGGCCCGCATCAAAGATGGGCAGGGTGACGCTGGGCACGAAGGTCCAGACCCGCTGGGCCGAATCGAACAGGTCGGTCAGTTCCAGGCTGGCCAGACCGGCCGTTGTGGTCAGGCCGATGCGCGGGAAGAACGCCGCCCGTGCGGCTCCTATTTCCGCCCCTGCGGCCCAGAGCCGATGTTCGGCTTCAAGGATGTCCGGGCGTCTGGTCAAGAGTTCCGAGGGCAGGCCTGGCTTCACGGTCGTGCGCAGGGCCACGTCGTTTATGGCCCGGGCCGGGAGGTCGAGTTCCGGGACGGGCACGCCGACCAGCACGGCCAGGGCGTTTTCGTCCATGGTCACCTGGGCCGCGAGGCGCGCGACCTCGGCCTGGGCCACGGCCACCACTTCTTCGACCTGATGCCGGGCCAGTTCGGTGCTCATTCCGTGGGCCAACTGGGCCAGGGTCAGCTCCAGGGTTGCCTGGCGGCTTTCATAGGTTTCCCGGGCCAGGGCCAGGTGTTCGCGGTCCCCGGCCAGGGTCAGGTAGCCCTTTGCGACCTGGGACACGAGGCTGATGTGCGCGGCCCGGCGGGCTTCTTCCGTGGCCAGGTAGCTCTCCAGGGCTGATTCCTCCAGGTTCTTCACCCGGCCGAAGAAATCAAGTTCGAAGGAGGAGATTCCAAGCCCTACGTTCCACTGCCGGTCAATGCCCTCGATGCCGCCGTGCAGGTCCGCTGGCAGGCGCTGGTTCGAGTTCTGGCCCGATGCGTCGATGCCTGGGATGCGGTCGGCGCGGGCGATGCCGAATTGCGCCCGGGCCTTGTCCATGGCCAGAACGACCTGGCGCAGGCTTCTGTTCTGGTGCAGGGCCGTGGAGATGAGCTTTTGCAGTGCCGGGTCGGGGAAAGCATCCCGCCAGCCAAGCTCGTCCACTTCGGCCAGCCCCAGGCTGGACTGGGCCGGTGCGTTCCATGCTTCGGGCACGGGCATGTCAGGGCGTTCTCGCTCAGGGGCGAGAGTGGCGCAGCCGCCAAGGGCGACGAGCGCGATCACGAGTATCAATCTTCGCATGGATGGCCTCCGGGGATGATGGCGCGAGTGGTCGATTTTTTCGGTTCCTTGCGGGAAAGTCCCAGCTTGGCCACAATGACGAAGAAGACAGGGATGAGCAGGGAACCGATGATGGTCGATGCAATGGTGCCGCCGATGACGCCCGTGCCGATGGAGTTCTGACCGCCCGAACCCGCGCCGGAGTTCAGGGCCAGAGGCAGGACGCCAAGGCCGAAGGCCAGGGAGGTCATGAGGATGGGCCGCAGACGTTGCCGTGCCGCCTCGACCACCGCGGTCATGAGGTCCATGCCCGATTCGGCCAGGCTCTTGGCGAACTCGACGATGAGGATGGCGTTTTTGGCTGCCAGCCCCATGGTCGTGAGCAGGCCGACCTGGAAGTAGACGTCGTTGGTCAGGCCGCGCAGGCTGACGGCGGCCAGGGCGCCGACGACGCCGATGGGCACGACCAGGATGACCGATGCGGGCAGACTCCAGCTCTCGTACAGGGCCGCCAGGCACAGGAAGACGACGATGATGGAGAGGCCGTAGAGCATGATGGTCTGCGAACCGGCCTGACGTTCCTGGAAGGACAGCCCGGTCCAGGAGAAGCCTATGCCTTCAGGCAACTGGCTGGCCAGGTTCTCCATGGTCGCCATGGCCTGCCCGGAGCTCTTGCCCGGAGCCGGGGCGCCTAGAATCTGCATGGCGGGGACGCCGTTGTAGCGTTCCAGTCGCGGCGAGCCCGAGGTCCAGTGGGCCGTGGCGAAACTCGACATGGGCACCATCTGTCCGGATTTGCCGCGCACATGCCAGCGGGCCAGATCCTCGGGCATCATGCGGTAGGGCGCCTCGCCCTGCATGATGACCTTCTTGACGCGTCCCTTGTCCAGGAAGTCGTTGACGTAGGAACTGCCCCAGGCCGTGGCGATGACCCCGGTCACATCCGACACGGCAAGGCCCAGTGCGCCTGCCTTGTTCCAGTCGATGTCGATGCGGTACTGCGGCGTGTCGTCCAGACCGTTGGGGCGGACCATGGCCAGGTCCGGATGCTGCCTGGCCATGCCCAGGAGCTGGTTGCGGGCGGCCATGAGCTTTTCGTGACCAAGGCCCGCCATGTCCTGAAGCTCGAAGTCAAAGCCGGCCGCGTTGCCCAGCTCCATCACCGCCGGTGGGGCAAAGGCAAAGACCTGCGCGTCACGGTATTGCGAGAAAGCGGCCATGGCCCGTCCGGCGATGGCCTTGACGTGCAAGTCGGGGCTCTTGCGCATGCTCCAGTCCTTGAGACGTATGAAGCACATGGCTGTGTTCTGCCCGCTGCCGGCGAAACTGAAACCCGCCACGGCCATGAGCGATTGCACAGAGTCCTTCTCTGCTTCCAGGAAGTGGTTCTCGATGCGCTCCAGCACATCAAGGGCGCGGTCCTGGGTCGCGCCGATGGGCAGCTGGACCTGCACGAAGAGGATGCCCTGGTCTTCGTCCGGGAGAAAGCCCGTGGGCAGTCGCTGAAACAGGAACATCATGGCTGCAAGGATGAGGGCGTAGAGCACCAGAGAGCGCCCCCAGCGCCGGGTCATGGACCCGACCAGCTTCTGATAGCCATTTGCCGTGCGGTCGAAGCCGCGGTTGAAAAGGCCGAAGAAGCCTCGCTTGCCCTGTCCGGGCTTGGCCGGTTTGAGCATGGTGGCGCACAGGGCGGGGGTCAGGATCAGGGCCACCAGGACCGAGAGGACCATGGCCGAGACCACGGTGATGGAGAACTGACGGTAGATGACTCCGGTGGAGCCGCCGAAGAAGGCCATGGGCACGAACACGGCGGACAGGACCAGGGCGATGCCGACCAGGGCGCCTGAGATCTGGGTCATGGACAGGTGAGTGGCATCCCTGGCCGACAGGCCGTCCTCGTGCATGATGCGCTCCACGTTCTCGACCACCACGATGGCGTCGTCCACCAGCAGGCCGATGGCCAGGACCATGGCGAACATGGTCAGGGTATTGATGGAGTAGCCGAATGCCGCCAGCACCCCGAAGGTGCCGAGCAGAACCACGGGCACGGCGATGGTCGGGATGAGGGTGGCCCGAAAGTTCTGCAGAAACAGGTACATGACCAGAAAGACCAGCACGACGGCTTCAAGCAGGGTGCGGACCACCTCCTCGATGGAGATGCGCACGAAGGGAGTGGTGTCGAAGGCTTCCACAACCTTCAGTCCGGCGGGAAAGGTCGAGCTGATGCTGGCTGTGTATTCGGCGATGGCCTCGACGGTTTTCAGGGCGTTTGCGCCGGTGGCCAGCTTGATGGCCAGAGCCGCCGCGGGCTGACCGTTGAAGCGGGAGACGATCTGCGAATTTTCTGCGCCCAGTTCCACCTTGGCGACGTCGCCAAGGCGTACCACGGATCCGTCGGTGTTCGTCTTCAGCAGGATGTTCCGGAATTGTTCGGGAGTCTGCAGACGGTCCTGGACGCTGACCGTGAAGTTGATGCGCTGCTCCTCCACCGAGGGCAATCCGCCGAGCTGTCCGGCCGAAATCTGGGCGTTCTGGGCCTTGATGGCGGCGGCAACGTCGGATGGCGTGAGGCTGTAGGTATGCAGCTTGTCAGGGTTGAGCCAGATGCGCATGGCGTGCTGCGAGCCGAACAGGGTGACCTCGCCGACCCCTTCCACACGGCTCAGGCCGTCGAGCACGTTGGCGGCTACATAGTCGGCCAGTTGCGCCCTGGCCATGGAGCCGTCTTCGGACACGAAACCGAGCACCTGCACGAAGTTTCTGACCGCCTTTGTGACCTGTACGCCCTGGGCCTGCACTTCCTGCGGCAGCAGCGACATGGCCAGCTGCAGCTTGTTCTGGACCTGCACCTGGGCAATGTCAGGGTTGGTGCCGGCCTTGAAGGTCAGGGTGATTTCGGCCTGTCCCGAGGACTGGCTGGTCGAGGACATGTAGTCCAGATTGTCGATGCCCTTCATCTTCTGTTCGATGACCTGCGTGACCGCGTCTTCAAGCGTCTTGGCCGACGCGCCGGGGTAGGTCGCGCTGATGGCCACGGAAGGCGGGGCGATGGGCGGATACTGGGATATGGGCAGGCCCGTGATGGCCAGCACGCCGCCAAGCATGGCGGCGATGGCCAGAACCCAGGCGAAGACCGGTCGATTTATGAAAAAATGTGCCATGATAGTTCCTTACATTGCGTCCT is a genomic window containing:
- a CDS encoding hydrophobe/amphiphile efflux-1 family RND transporter, producing MAHFFINRPVFAWVLAIAAMLGGVLAITGLPISQYPPIAPPSVAISATYPGASAKTLEDAVTQVIEQKMKGIDNLDYMSSTSQSSGQAEITLTFKAGTNPDIAQVQVQNKLQLAMSLLPQEVQAQGVQVTKAVRNFVQVLGFVSEDGSMARAQLADYVAANVLDGLSRVEGVGEVTLFGSQHAMRIWLNPDKLHTYSLTPSDVAAAIKAQNAQISAGQLGGLPSVEEQRINFTVSVQDRLQTPEQFRNILLKTNTDGSVVRLGDVAKVELGAENSQIVSRFNGQPAAALAIKLATGANALKTVEAIAEYTASISSTFPAGLKVVEAFDTTPFVRISIEEVVRTLLEAVVLVFLVMYLFLQNFRATLIPTIAVPVVLLGTFGVLAAFGYSINTLTMFAMVLAIGLLVDDAIVVVENVERIMHEDGLSARDATHLSMTQISGALVGIALVLSAVFVPMAFFGGSTGVIYRQFSITVVSAMVLSVLVALILTPALCATMLKPAKPGQGKRGFFGLFNRGFDRTANGYQKLVGSMTRRWGRSLVLYALILAAMMFLFQRLPTGFLPDEDQGILFVQVQLPIGATQDRALDVLERIENHFLEAEKDSVQSLMAVAGFSFAGSGQNTAMCFIRLKDWSMRKSPDLHVKAIAGRAMAAFSQYRDAQVFAFAPPAVMELGNAAGFDFELQDMAGLGHEKLMAARNQLLGMARQHPDLAMVRPNGLDDTPQYRIDIDWNKAGALGLAVSDVTGVIATAWGSSYVNDFLDKGRVKKVIMQGEAPYRMMPEDLARWHVRGKSGQMVPMSSFATAHWTSGSPRLERYNGVPAMQILGAPAPGKSSGQAMATMENLASQLPEGIGFSWTGLSFQERQAGSQTIMLYGLSIIVVFLCLAALYESWSLPASVILVVPIGVVGALAAVSLRGLTNDVYFQVGLLTTMGLAAKNAILIVEFAKSLAESGMDLMTAVVEAARQRLRPILMTSLAFGLGVLPLALNSGAGSGGQNSIGTGVIGGTIASTIIGSLLIPVFFVIVAKLGLSRKEPKKSTTRAIIPGGHPCED